DNA from Kitasatospora acidiphila:
ACGGCCGGTTGGTAGACCGCGATGTCGGCATGCGGCATCCGGGTGCCGGCGGCGGTGCCCATGGCGGGAACCACGTAGTCGTGCAGCACGATGCCTATCGGTACACCGATCAGTCCTGCGACCAGTCCGATGCCGGAGACCGACCAGAGCACCATGGCAACGGTCTGCCGCGGTGACATGCCCAGGGCCTTGAACACGCCCAGGTCGTGCACGCGTTCGCGAGTGTCGAGCAACACGGTGTTGAGGACACCGAGCCCGGCTACCGCGACGAGCATCAGGGTGAGCATCAGGGCCAGTGCGTCCATGGAGACGACCATGCCGTTCAATCCGGTGTATCCCGGCACCGGTGGGACCCCGTAGGGAGTCAGGGCCTCGCCCAGGGAGCCCAGGTACGCCTGCTGGTTCGTCCCTGGGGTCAGGTCGATGTCAATCTCGATGCTCTCGGGCATGACTTTGGCGTTCAGGCCGTTGAGCGAGGCCTCATCGGTCAGGATGACCATGCCTGACTCCTGCACGCTGAAGGCTTCGCCGACGATCCGCACCTGGGCACGATGGTTGTCGTTGGCCAGGGTTATGGTGTCGCCGACATGGGTGCCGGTCGTGGTCAGGAAGCCCGACGGGACCACTACTTCACCGGGGCCGCGGAACCAACGGCCGGACACCATCTGGTAGGCGCCCCAGGAGTAGTCGCCCTGGTAGGCGAGCACGCTGGTCTCGCCGGCTCGGCCGACGACGCTCACGCTGGTATGGCCGAAGCTGAAGAACCGTCGGGTGCCGGGTTGGGCGGTGATCAACGCCTCGATCGCGGGCATGTTGGCAATGTCCGGCTTGTGCGTCATACCGGGCATGGTGATGGCGGGCGGTGGGACAGGGTCGACCTGCACGGCACCGGGCGACTTCCGGTTCATCCCGTCCTGGACGGCATTGAGGGAGATGGTCAGCCCTGCGCCGAAGGTGACCCCGATCGCGCCCAGAACCACCGCGGCAACCATGGCCGCGGAGCGGCCGGGCCTGGCGAACGGACCGGCCAGACCCAGGATCGCAGTCCGGTGCAGCGGCAGTCGGCCGAGCACCTGGCGGGCCGTCCGACCACGCCCGTTGCTCGGGGTGCGGCCCACGGTGAGCGCTTGCGTGGTGCGCAGGCGGCCGGCACGCAGGGCGGGCAGTAGGGCGGCACCAGCCACGGCGGCCAGTGCGACGAGCGCAACGACCACGTCCAGCCAGGGCGCGATCGAGGTGCTGCCGGCCACCTGCGCCTCGTCGGCACGGTTGAGGATCGGGATGGCTGCCAGGTTGCCGAGGATCAGGCCCAGTAGGGTGCCGACCACCGATGGGGCCAGGGCCAACCCCACGTACGCCCGCACGACCTGTCCCGGAGTGAAGCCCACCGCCTTGAGGATGCCGATCCGTCGGCTTGCTGAGCTGACCGCCCCGCTGACCACCACGCCGATGATCAGAACCGACATGCAGAGGCCGAGGACACCGAAGCTGACCAGGAAGGGCACGAAGGTCGCCGAGGTCTTGTCCGCCGCCAGCTTGATCGTCAGGTAGGAGTCCGCGCTGGTGAGCGAGCCTGCGGGCACGGAAGCGGTGAGCTCGTCCCGGTCGGCGGCCACCTGCTGATCGGTCGCGGCGCTGGTGAAGCGGTACAGCATCTGCTGGTCGGGCACGGTGCCGGGTTTGGCCAGGGCCGTCAGTTGGGCGGGCGAGACCCAGGCGTCCGCACTGTCGCCGGCCGATCGGGCCATCCCGACCACGGTCAGCACCGGAGCGCCCGGTGCGTCCGAGAAGGTCAGCTGGTCACCGAGGCCCGCGATCGCCATGTGCTCGTTCAGCACTACCTGACCGGGGGCGCTCGCCCAGGTGCCGGAGGTGATGGTCAGGTCGTCGACCGGCCCCCGGGATCGGCGCGGCCCACAAACACCGCGGGCGGAGTCTGGGCGCCCACCGGCATCTGGGACTTGTTGGCCCCGAAGCGTGGCCATACTGACGGGATGCTGCGCGTCGCCGTGACCGACGACGGCCGAGGCGGGGCGGATCCGGCGCTGGGCACCGGGCTGCGCGGTGTCGAACGGCGGCTGGCAGCCTTTGACGGCGTGCTCGCCATCAGCAGTCCGTCAGGTGGCCCGACCATTGCGACACTGGAGATCCCATGCGGGTTGTCATCGCCGAAGACCTCTTCCTCCTGAGGGACGGTCTGACCAGGCTGCTCCAGGCGCACGGCATGGAGGTCGTGGCCGCGGTGGAGACCGAAGCGGAGCTGCTGGCCGCGGTAGCCGCCAACTCGCCGGACGTCGTGCTGGTGGATGTGCGGCTACCGCCCACGTTCACCGACGAGGGACTGCGGGCTGCATTGGAGGCCCGGCGGGTGGTGCCCGGGCTACCGGTCCTGGTCCTCTCCCAGTACGTCGAGCAACTGTACGCCCGTGAACTCCTGGCTGACACGGACGGCGGCATCGGCTATCTGCTGAAGGACCGGGTGATGGACAGCGTCCAGTTCGTCGACGCGGTGCGGCGGGTAGCGGATGGCGGCACGGCGATGGACCCCGAGGTGATCTCCCGGCTGCTGACCCACAACGCCGGCAACAGCGCGATCGCCGCGCTCAGTCCGCGAGAGCGCGAGGTGCTCGGGCTGATGGCGGAGGGGCGCTCCAATGCGGCGATCGCCCAGCGCCTGGTGATCACCGAGCGGGCGGTGGCCAAGCACACGGCGTCCATCTTCCTCAGGCTCGCCCTGCCGCCCTCCGACGACGACAACCGCAGAGTGCTCGCGGTGCTGGCCTACCTCAACGGGTGAGGCCGGCAAGGGACACCGGCGCACCGGGGTGCACCTTGCCGGGGTGCCCACCCGCACCGGGGTGCCCCTGCACTCGCCGCACCCCGCGCCTGCCCCCGTCACCGCACCGTCAGCACCACCTTGCCCGTCACCCGGCCGGTGTCGCCGAGGGCGTGCCCCTTGGCGGCGTCGGTCAGCGGGAAGACCGCCTCGACAACCGGGCGCAGCCGGCCCGATTCGATCAGGTCCCGGATCCCGAGCATGCCCGCCTGGTCGGCCTCGACCAGGAGCGGGGTCACCCGCACACCCAGCCCGGCGGCCTGCTCCGTCAGGTCGGCGACCCAGGAGCTCAGGGCGATGGAGACCAACTGCCCGCCGCGCTTGAGGACTCGGAGTGAGCGCTCGGCGACCTCGCCGCCCACCGTGTCGAGGACCACGTCCACCGGCTCGATCCGGGTGAAGTCCTCGGTGCGGTAGTCGATGAGCTCGTCGGCGCCGAGTTCGCGCAGCAGGTCGTGCTTCGGCGCACTCGCCGTGCCGATGACCACGGCCCCGCGAGCCTTGGCGATCTGTACGGCCAGGTGCCCCACGCCACCCGCTGCGGCGTGCACCAGGACCCGCTGGCCCGGCTGCACGTCGGCGGTGTCCACCAGGGCCTGCCAAGCGGTGAGGGCAGCCAGCGGAACGGCGCCCGCCTGCACATGGTCGATCCCGGTCGGCTTGCGCACCAGGGCCCTGGCGGGCGCCACCACGAACTCGGCGAACGAGCCGTGGCCGTGCGGGTAGGGCAGCATGCCGAAGACCTCATCGCCGACCTGGTGGATGGTCACTCCGAGGCCGACCGCCTCGACCGTGCCGGAGACATCCCAACCGAGTACCAGGGGAAGCTGGTTGACCATGCCGGGAAAGCGGCGGTGCTTCCAGTCGGTGGGGTTCATCCCGGTGGCGTGCACCCGTACCAGCACCTCGGAGGGGCCGGGCTGCGGACGCTCCAGTTGGACCAGCCGCAGCACCTCGGGGCCGCCGTAACCGTCCTGCGAGATGGCGTTCATGGGCGGTGCGTCGGCATCGACCTCGGCGCCCGGGAAGACCAGAGAAGCGAGCGCGGGCGTGGAGACGGATGCGGCGCCGGCCGGAGCGGCGTCCGCAGAAGTGGCAGGCGCAGCAGGTGTAACAGACGTAGCAGGGGTGGTTGTCATGCGAGCCAGCATGCTGTGGGGCTGACCTGCGCAAACAGTGGCCCGGAGGTCATCATGTGCAAGAATCGGGCCATGCGTCGAGTGGTGGTCCTGGCCCTTGAGGAAGTCATCCCGTTCGAGTTGAGCCTTGCCTCCCGGTTCCTCGGGGCTGCTGTCGACGCTGACGGCCGCCCGCTGTACTCCGTGATCACCTGTTCGCTCGACGGTCGTCCGGTCCGCACCTCGGCCGACTATGCGATCAGCGTCGAACACGATGCGAGTGCGCTGGCCGAGGCGGACATCGTGGTGATCCCGGCGGCTCGGACCTTCACCGAGTTCATCGACCGCAGCACGCTGCCGCCCGGTGTGTCCGAAGCACTGGCCGGGCTGCGTTCCGACACCCGGATCGTGGGCATCTGCATCGCCACCTTCGTGCTCGCCGCCGCCGGTCTGCTGGACGGCAAGACCGCGACCACGCACTGGTACCACGCCGCCCGCTTCCAGCGCGCCTACCCTCAAGTGGACGTGGCGCCCGATGTGCTCTTCGTGGACACCGGCCGGGTGCTGACGTCCGCCGGCGCCGCAGCCGGCATCGACCTGCTGCTCCACCTGGTCCGCCAGGACCATGGCAGCGCGGTGGCCAATCACGTGGCCCGCCGTTGCGTGGTCCAGCCGCAGCGCGAGGGCGGCCAGGCCCAGTACGTGGAGCGTCCGATCCCCGAGCACGCCGACGCCGGTACCGCCGCCACCCGCGCCTGGGCGTTGGAGCGGCTCCACGATCCGCTCCAACTGGTCGACCTCGCCCGTCATGCCGGAATGAGTCGACGGACCTTCACGCGCCGCTTCCGGGCCGAGGTCGGCCTCAGTCCGGCCCAGTGGCTCATCCAGCAGCGCCTCGACCTGGCGCGCCATCTGCTGGAGAGCAGCGATCTGACGATCGGTCGGATCGCCGAGCGGACCGGCTTCGGAAGCGATGTCACACTGCGCCAGCATCTGCGGGCGGCCATCGGCGTCTCGCCGGGGGCCTACCGGCGCACCTTCCGAGGATGATCGACGGCCCGCTGCACCGCTCCCCGGTGGCCGAGGATGACCGACGGCCCGGCCGGTCCGCTCGATGGCGGTCGGCCGGGCCGAAGCCGGACGGTGGTGCACCCGGGCCCACCGGCCAGGGGAGTTGTCAGTGGGCCCGGGGCGCTTCGGGGTGGGGCGGTCAGCTGATCAGGCCTCAGTCGCCAGCTGTGGCAACTTGGTGCTCTCGGCCGGCTCGGTAGCGGCCGGAGCGGCGAGCGTTGCCGATGCGGCCGGCGTCGTCGAGCCGGTCAGTGTTGCCGATGCGGTCAGCGTCGCCGGGCTGTCCGGAGTTGCTGCGGCCTGCTCGGCGTCGTCGCCCGTACCGGGCTCGACCGCCGCGGTGGCCGGCTTGGCCGCCTTGCCCTGGCCGGCGACCATCGCGCCGAGGGCGAGCACCAGGCCGAGCACCTGCCAGCCGGTCAGGGTCTGGTTCAGCACCAGGATCCCGCCCACGGTCGCCACCAGCGGGTTGATCAGGCCGAGGAACGAGGCCGGTCCGGCGCCCAGCTTCTGGATGCCGCGGAACCAGAGGAAGTAGGCCAGGGCGGTGCCGATCAGGACGAGGTAGGCGAAGCCGATCACGTTGCGCCCGGTCAGCGCCGGCGGCATGCCCTCGGTGAAGGCGGCCAGCGGCGCCAGGAAGATGCCGCCGACGGTCAGCTGCCACGCCGTCATGTCGACCAGGGTGATCCCCTCGGGACGTCCCCAGCGCCGGGTGAGCACGGTGCCCACCGACATCAGCACGGTCGCGGCGACCATGGCGACGATGCCCGTGGTGTCGAGCTTCGCCCCTGCCTTGAGGACCAGCAATGCGACGCCCGCGGCGCCGATCACACCGGCCATGATCGGCCGTAGTCCGGGCCGCACGCCGAGCAGGCCTATCGAGAACCCGGTCACCAGCAGCGGCTGCAGTGCCCCGATGGTCGCCGCCACGCCACCGGGCAGGTGGTAGGCGCCGATGAAGATCAGGGGGGAGAAGAACCCGATGTTGAGCATCCCCAGCACGATCGCCCGCCACCACCAGATGCCCTTGGGCAGCTTGCGGCCCAGCGCCAGCAGCAGCAGACCGGCCGGCAGCACCCGGATCGCGGCCGCCAGCATCGGGCGGCCCTCGGGCAGCATCTGGGTGGTCACCAGATAGGTGGTTCCCCAGGACGCCGGCGCCACCGCCGCCGCGGCGGCAATCCCGGCCCGACCGACCCAGCCGCCACCCCGCCCGGCCGATCCGTTCAGTCCGTTCACGCGCTCCCCACCCATGATCCCGCCGCCTCTCAGCGTTGACTATCTGAACGTTGAGATATTTCTACGCCGCAGGGCGCGTCTCGTCAAGTCTCTGAACGTTGAGATAATGAAGGCCGGGTACGAGTCCCGCGAGCACCGGTACGAGTCCCGCAGGCAAGGGCCAGGACATCTCAGGAGGCAGGCCATGGAGCAGCAGCGCGACGCCGTTGACGACATCGTCGACCAGTGGGCCAAGGAGCGCCCCGAGCTCGACACCACGTCCATGGCCCTGGTCGGGCGGCTCAACCGGTTCCAGAGCCATGCCGATCTGGTGCTTCGTGAGTACTTCGCCCAACACGGCCTGGACTTCTCCGAGTTCGACGTGCTGGCCACGCTGCGCCGCTCGGGCGAGCCGTTCGAGCTGAACGCCCGGGCGCTGCTCAGGTCGGCCATGGTCACATCGGGTGCGATCACCAACCGGGTGGACCGGCTGTCCGCCAAGGGCCTGGTCGAGCGGCGGCAGAGCACCACCGACCGGCGCGCCGTGCTGATCAGGCTCACGCCGGTCGGTCGGGAGCTGATCGACCGGATCGTGGAGGGGCACATCGCCAACGAACGGGAGCTGGTCGCGGCGCTCAGCCCCGAAGAGCAGACGCAGCTGGACGGCCTGCTGCGCAAGCTGCTGGCCGCCCGGGGCGACACCGCGCTCGACGCCCGCTGACTCGAAGCACTCGCTGACTCGTCCCGCCCACTGAAACCGCAGCGTCCGCTGACCCGGGAGCGCCGCATGAACCCCTGGTCGGCGGCTCCCGCCCTGTGATCGACTTGGGCCCGTGAACGCCATCCTGACGAGCCTGATCGCGGTCCTCGGCACCCTGCTGGGTTCCACCGCCACCCATGTGTTCCAGCAGCGCACCGCGCGCCGTGCCGAACACCTGGCCCGCCAGGAGCGGTTGCGGCGCGAGCGGTTGGACGCGTACAGCGGGTATGCCGGGCTGCTGGTGCTCTTCCGGCAGGCGATGCTGCACCACTGGTTCTGCGTACACGAGGACACGGACGCCGAGGAGGAGGTGGCGCTGCGCCAGCGCTCCTTCGAAATCCGGTCACAGGCCCAGCACGCCCTGTTCCAGGTGCAGTTGATCACCGACGACGGTCCGCTGGCGGACGTCGCCGCCGAGGCGTTCCGGCAGGTCGGGAAGATCGACCGGGCTCGCGACCGGAAGGACGTGACCGAACGGCGTGACCTGACCCAGGTGTTGATCAACGACTTCGTCAACGTGGCCCGCCAGTACGTGGGTTCCACGCCTTAGGAGCAGCGTCAGGTGGCCGGAGCCGCCAAGTCCGGTGGCAGCACCCGGCAGAGCGCGTCCAGAGCGGCGCGCCAGGCGTGGTCGGGCGGGGTGGCGTAGCCGACCACCAGACCGTCGAGGGTCGGCCCGTTCGCGGCCGGGTGGCGGAACGGGGCCAGCCCGTCGAGCGCGACCCCATGCCAGGCGGCGGCCTTGAGAGCGGACCGCTCGGTGCCGGGCGGCAGTTGCAGCACGGCATGCAGGCCGGCCGCGATCCCGCTGACCGCGATGTGCGGGGCCTGGGTGGCCAGGGCGGCCACCAACTGGTCGCGGCGCTGCCGGTAGTGCTGCCGCATCCGGCGCAGGTGGCGGTCGTAGGCGCCGGACTCCAGGAACGCGGCGAGGGTCAACTGGTCGACCACACTGGTGAACCCCTCGCGTTCGCCCTTCCCGGCCAGCACCGGATCCACCAGGTGGGCCGGCAGCACCAGCCAGCCGATCCGCAGCGCGGGGGAGAGGCTCTTGCTCACCGAGCCCAGGTAGATCACCCGTTCCGGGTCCAACCCCTGTAGTGCGCCCACGGGTTGGCGGTCGTACCGGAAGTCGCCGTCGTAGTCGTCCTCCAGTACCACGGTGCCCCGGGCCCGCGCCCAGTCGACCGCGGCCACCCGCCGCTCCGGGTGCAGCGGTCCGCCGGTGGGGAACTGGTGCGCCGGGGTGAGCAGCGCCGCACGGACGCCGCCCAGGGAGCCCAACACGGCGGTGTCGGCGCCGTGTTCGTCCACTGGGAGCGGACGGGTCGGCACCCCGGCGGTGGTCAGCAGCTCGCGGTGGAACGGCAGGCCGTAGGACTCCACCGCCAGTGGCCCGCGCAGCACCGCACCGCCGGTGAACAGCAACCGCAGCCCGGCGGCGAACCCGGCGGTCACCACGATCCGCTCCGGCTCCGTGCGCACCCCGCGGGCCCGGGCCAGATACTCGGCCAGCGCGCGGCGCAGCTCGATCCGGCCGCGCGGATCACCCGGGCCGAACGCCTCGTTGGGCGCGGCGCCCAGAGCCCGCCGGGTGGCGGCCAGCCAGGCGGTGCGCGGGAACGCGGCGGCGTCCGGCTGGCCCTGGGTCAGATCGTGCACGGGTGCCCGAGCGGTGACCCGTCGCGGCACCCGCACGGCGTCCGGCGTCCCCACCCGGTCGGCGACCCGGGTGCCGGACCCCTGGCGTGCCGTCAACCAGCCCTCCGCCACCAGCTCGGCATAGGCCTCGGCCACCGTGTTGCGGGCCAGCCCGAGGTCGGCCGCCAGCGACCGGTACGGCGGCAGCCGACTGCCCGACGCCAGCCGCCCGTCCCGCACCGCGTCCCGTAGCGCCCGGGTCAGCGCCGCCCGCCGACTGCCGGTCGCGGCCAGCTCAAGATGCAGGTCACTGCCGATCCGCTGGCCCGAATTGACCCACGATTCGCTCATGGAATTGCACCCTATGCGAGGTCGATCATCCCCGTAGCTTCGTAGCCATGACGAACACGACGAGCACCATGAACACCACAAGCACCATGAACACCACGAGCACTGCGAGCACGCCGAACCACACCGGTACCCCTCGAATCAACTTCGCCCAGCTCGCCCCAAGGCCTTCAAGGCGCAGATCGGCTTCGACGCCGCCGCCCGCGAGGGGCTGGACCCGGCTCTGATCGAACTGGTCCTGATCCGCTGCTCCCAGCTCAACGGCTGCGCCTACTGCCTGCACATGCACACCTCCGACGCGCGCAAGGCGGGCGAGAGCGAGGAGCGCCTGCACATGGTCTCGGTCTGGCGCGACGCCGCCCACTTCTTCACCCCCGCCGAGCAGGCCGCCCTGGCCCTGGCCGAGGCCGTCACCCGGATCTCGGACGGCGTCCCGGACGACGTCTACGCCCGCGCCGCCGAGCACTTCGACGAGACCCGCCTGGCCAACCTGATCGCCCTGATCCTCGCCATCAACACCTGGAACCGCATCGCCATCACCACCGCCAAGCTCGCAGGCACCGACGAGCGGGCGTGACGCGCGGGGTGAGCCGTCACGAGTCCCGTCCCTCCAGTCCCTCCGACCTCTCTTCCCCCTCCGGCCCTGCTGCCTCCTCCGCCCCCTCCAGCCCCTCCCGGGCCGCGCGGTGGAAGCGGTCGGCCCAGTCCCGGAGGTGGGGGAGCAGGGCGGGCGGGTGCAACACGCGGAAGTCGGTGCCGAGGACCCCGAGGGCCATGCACGCCCAGTCCAGGCTGTCGGCGGTCATCCGGATCCGGCAGTGCCCGGCGTCCACCTCCTCGATGGTGCACCAGTGGCCGATCAGTCGCTGGGCGGTGGCGGCCGGGAGGTCGGCGAGCACCTCGACGCGGTGGGGCTGGACGTGGAAGCGCCGGCTGGCGCGGACGAACTCGGCGGCGTCGGCTGCGGGCAGCTCGCGGGGGCGGAACCGGG
Protein-coding regions in this window:
- a CDS encoding ABC transporter permease; translated protein: MLNEHMAIAGLGDQLTFSDAPGAPVLTVVGMARSAGDSADAWVSPAQLTALAKPGTVPDQQMLYRFTSAATDQQVAADRDELTASVPAGSLTSADSYLTIKLAADKTSATFVPFLVSFGVLGLCMSVLIIGVVVSGAVSSASRRIGILKAVGFTPGQVVRAYVGLALAPSVVGTLLGLILGNLAAIPILNRADEAQVAGSTSIAPWLDVVVALVALAAVAGAALLPALRAGRLRTTQALTVGRTPSNGRGRTARQVLGRLPLHRTAILGLAGPFARPGRSAAMVAAVVLGAIGVTFGAGLTISLNAVQDGMNRKSPGAVQVDPVPPPAITMPGMTHKPDIANMPAIEALITAQPGTRRFFSFGHTSVSVVGRAGETSVLAYQGDYSWGAYQMVSGRWFRGPGEVVVPSGFLTTTGTHVGDTITLANDNHRAQVRIVGEAFSVQESGMVILTDEASLNGLNAKVMPESIEIDIDLTPGTNQQAYLGSLGEALTPYGVPPVPGYTGLNGMVVSMDALALMLTLMLVAVAGLGVLNTVLLDTRERVHDLGVFKALGMSPRQTVAMVLWSVSGIGLVAGLIGVPIGIVLHDYVVPAMGTAAGTRMPHADIAVYQPAVLVPLLLGGLVIAVVGALLPAGWAARTSTAGALRAE
- a CDS encoding response regulator — its product is MRVVIAEDLFLLRDGLTRLLQAHGMEVVAAVETEAELLAAVAANSPDVVLVDVRLPPTFTDEGLRAALEARRVVPGLPVLVLSQYVEQLYARELLADTDGGIGYLLKDRVMDSVQFVDAVRRVADGGTAMDPEVISRLLTHNAGNSAIAALSPREREVLGLMAEGRSNAAIAQRLVITERAVAKHTASIFLRLALPPSDDDNRRVLAVLAYLNG
- a CDS encoding NADP-dependent oxidoreductase; protein product: MNAISQDGYGGPEVLRLVQLERPQPGPSEVLVRVHATGMNPTDWKHRRFPGMVNQLPLVLGWDVSGTVEAVGLGVTIHQVGDEVFGMLPYPHGHGSFAEFVVAPARALVRKPTGIDHVQAGAVPLAALTAWQALVDTADVQPGQRVLVHAAAGGVGHLAVQIAKARGAVVIGTASAPKHDLLRELGADELIDYRTEDFTRIEPVDVVLDTVGGEVAERSLRVLKRGGQLVSIALSSWVADLTEQAAGLGVRVTPLLVEADQAGMLGIRDLIESGRLRPVVEAVFPLTDAAKGHALGDTGRVTGKVVLTVR
- a CDS encoding GlxA family transcriptional regulator — encoded protein: MRRVVVLALEEVIPFELSLASRFLGAAVDADGRPLYSVITCSLDGRPVRTSADYAISVEHDASALAEADIVVIPAARTFTEFIDRSTLPPGVSEALAGLRSDTRIVGICIATFVLAAAGLLDGKTATTHWYHAARFQRAYPQVDVAPDVLFVDTGRVLTSAGAAAGIDLLLHLVRQDHGSAVANHVARRCVVQPQREGGQAQYVERPIPEHADAGTAATRAWALERLHDPLQLVDLARHAGMSRRTFTRRFRAEVGLSPAQWLIQQRLDLARHLLESSDLTIGRIAERTGFGSDVTLRQHLRAAIGVSPGAYRRTFRG
- a CDS encoding EamA family transporter, producing the protein MNGLNGSAGRGGGWVGRAGIAAAAAVAPASWGTTYLVTTQMLPEGRPMLAAAIRVLPAGLLLLALGRKLPKGIWWWRAIVLGMLNIGFFSPLIFIGAYHLPGGVAATIGALQPLLVTGFSIGLLGVRPGLRPIMAGVIGAAGVALLVLKAGAKLDTTGIVAMVAATVLMSVGTVLTRRWGRPEGITLVDMTAWQLTVGGIFLAPLAAFTEGMPPALTGRNVIGFAYLVLIGTALAYFLWFRGIQKLGAGPASFLGLINPLVATVGGILVLNQTLTGWQVLGLVLALGAMVAGQGKAAKPATAAVEPGTGDDAEQAAATPDSPATLTASATLTGSTTPAASATLAAPAATEPAESTKLPQLATEA
- a CDS encoding MarR family winged helix-turn-helix transcriptional regulator → MEQQRDAVDDIVDQWAKERPELDTTSMALVGRLNRFQSHADLVLREYFAQHGLDFSEFDVLATLRRSGEPFELNARALLRSAMVTSGAITNRVDRLSAKGLVERRQSTTDRRAVLIRLTPVGRELIDRIVEGHIANERELVAALSPEEQTQLDGLLRKLLAARGDTALDAR
- the pdxR gene encoding MocR-like pyridoxine biosynthesis transcription factor PdxR — encoded protein: MSESWVNSGQRIGSDLHLELAATGSRRAALTRALRDAVRDGRLASGSRLPPYRSLAADLGLARNTVAEAYAELVAEGWLTARQGSGTRVADRVGTPDAVRVPRRVTARAPVHDLTQGQPDAAAFPRTAWLAATRRALGAAPNEAFGPGDPRGRIELRRALAEYLARARGVRTEPERIVVTAGFAAGLRLLFTGGAVLRGPLAVESYGLPFHRELLTTAGVPTRPLPVDEHGADTAVLGSLGGVRAALLTPAHQFPTGGPLHPERRVAAVDWARARGTVVLEDDYDGDFRYDRQPVGALQGLDPERVIYLGSVSKSLSPALRIGWLVLPAHLVDPVLAGKGEREGFTSVVDQLTLAAFLESGAYDRHLRRMRQHYRQRRDQLVAALATQAPHIAVSGIAAGLHAVLQLPPGTERSALKAAAWHGVALDGLAPFRHPAANGPTLDGLVVGYATPPDHAWRAALDALCRVLPPDLAAPAT